The sequence below is a genomic window from Mycobacteriales bacterium.
CCGGCTTCGTCGCTCACCCAGTCGCGATCCGGGTCCCAGAACGGGCCGGCGTCGAAGCCCACGACCTTCCACCCCGCGCGGGCCAGCCGCTGCATGAGCACGGACCCGCCCGCACCGCAGCCGATGATCGCGATGTCCACCTCGTCGGTGTCGTCGAACCGCCGCATGTCGCGGCGCAGACGATGGTTGGTCCGGCTGCCGTCATTGGGGAGCAGCCAGGCCGACTCGTTTCGGCTGCGGACATGCGCCAGACCGCTCATCGGGGCGTCGCCAGCCGGTCGCTGACGCCCTTCGGCCCGTTCGGGTCACGCGAGCGGAGCTCGTGGCTGCGGACCTCGGCGTGCCGGCGGCGGGCCTGCTCGATCTCCGCGCCGCGACCGATCGGGTCCTCGTCGGCGTGGTCGTTGACCTCCCACGGCTCCAGCGCGTTGATGCCGAGGTTCTTGTAGCCGCGCGGGTAGGCCGGCCCGCCGAAGCCGATCTCGTTCCACGCCCACGGGTGGCTGTAGAACGCCGTACACGCGTAGCGGGTCCAGAGGTCCCAGACGTAGCCGGCCGACAGCCCGTGCCAGTCACCGTCGGCGTCGTGCACCGACTGCACGAGATCGGCCCGGTCGTACCACTCGAGCAGCGCGAACCGCTCGCCGTACGCCGTCTTCGCGTCGTCATCGAGGGCGGCGAAGCTCTGCCGGAACGCCGCACCGTCCTCCGGCAGCTCGGCGTGGTGCCAA
It includes:
- a CDS encoding gluconate 2-dehydrogenase subunit 3 family protein; its protein translation is MRRGILRRPAESTASTPGTEDSRFPGYDVLGEVERWDATTAGVVLSRLAPPPPIRFFSPDEEAVGRALFDQLLDQRDEPRVPILEMVDARLAEAMTDGWHHAELPEDGAAFRQSFAALDDDAKTAYGERFALLEWYDRADLVQSVHDADGDWHGLSAGYVWDLWTRYACTAFYSHPWAWNEIGFGGPAYPRGYKNLGINALEPWEVNDHADEDPIGRGAEIEQARRRHAEVRSHELRSRDPNGPKGVSDRLATPR